Within the Hypericibacter adhaerens genome, the region AGAGGCTCAGTTGGTCGTCAGCACTCGCACTGGCCCTCGTCGCGCGAGGACGTCGACGACGACCTGCTGACCGGATCGCCGTACCGCGACATCGGCTGTGTCATCGCCAATCGACAGATTGCGGAGGAGGACCTCATTCAGAAAGGCCGGCATCATCGGCTCTTCGAAGGTGATCCGCCTTTCACCAGGGTCGAAGCCGAGCCCAAGACAGATCTGCAGCATATAAAGGGGCGCCGCAGCCGCCCAGGCTTGCGGCGTGCAGGCCACGGGATAAAAGGTTGGACCTCGAGTGCGCTGACGCGGAAATCCGCAGAACAATTCGGGAAGCCGTCTCAGGTCAATATAGCTGGAGGCCGCGAACAAGCCTTCGAAGATTCGGGCTGCTTCTCGCCGAAACCCATAGCGCGCAAATCCCGCTGCGAGCAGCGCATTGTCATGTGGCCAGACCGAGCCATTATGATAACTCATCGGATTGTAACGGGCTTCCGTCGACGCAACCGTGCGCACACCCCAGCCACAGAACGACGATCCCCCCATCAGGCTCCGCACGACCGGTCCTGCCCGGTCCGGCAATGCGACGCTGGTCCACAGCGCGTGACCTGCATTGGACGTGCGCACGCGACACCGGCGCTTGTCGCCATCAAGCGCCAGCGCATAAGTGCCAAGCTCTTCATCGAAGAAGTGGGCATCATATGCCTCGCGCAGCCTGTTCGCCCGCGCCTCGCACTCCGTCTCACGCAGGACGTATCCCAATTGCTCCGCAATCTTGGCAGCGGCGCACCATGCGCCGTAGACATAGGCTTGCACCTCGACAAGGGCGATGGGGCCCTTGGCAAACGTGCCATCGGCGTGAAAAACTGAATCGTAACTGTCCTTCCAACCTTGGTTGATCAACCCCTCGGACGTCTGTCTGTGATATTCTACAAAGCCGTCGCCGTCGCGATCACCGTATTGCTCAATCCACGTGAGGGCTGCCTCGATGTGTGGCCATAGGCGACGAATAGTAACGACGTCGCCCGTTCGGTCCAGATAGGCGCCGGCCAGCACGACAAAGAGCGGCGTTGAATCGACGCTGCCGTAATATCGTCGGAACGGCACCTCGCCGAGTTCGGCCATCTCCCCGACTCGCACCTCATGTAGAATCTTGCCCGGTTCGGCATCGGCCAGTGGGTCGGTGCTGGTCGCCTGATGGGCCGCGAGATGCAACAGCACACCGCGCGCTAGCGCGGGATCAAGCCAGAGCGTTTGCAAGGCAGTGATCAGGGCGTCGCGGCCAAAGACCGTCGAAAACCAGGGAATACCGGCATAGGGGTACGGTCCCTCGGGCGTATCCGTCGTCAGCATATAAAGATCGGAAACGCTGCGCCGCACGGCCTCGTTGAAGATCTCGTTGGACGTCACAATCGACGCGGCCCGCGAGGACGAACTCCGTAGTGCGCGGCGCGCATCACGCAAGGCGCTGAAGAATGCGCGGCGTGGCGGGTGGTTCATTCCCTCGGCGCCGCAATTGACCTCCAGAAAAAGCGAACGGGATTCTTTCGGGGCGAGCGCGAGCGTAAACAGCGCACTCCTTGCGGTCAGCCGGATTGGGGTGGGATCGAACGACAACGTGGTGGATCGATGTCGATGATCGAGGCCCATGTAGTTTAATGTCACGCGATTCGTTGATACTTCCGGGGACTGCATCGCGCCCCGCCGTTCACGACGGGTGCCACGCACCTCGAATATGTCGGCGAAGTCGGCCTCGAAGGCGATTTCGATGGCGAGGCGTCGTGGCCGCTCGTCGAAATTGCGCACGACCAGGCGCTCGAAGCAGGTGGCATTCCATAAGAACCGCAACCGGCGAACATGGATGAGATCGTGTCGAATCGCTAGTCGACCCGTGCCGTCATAAATATCCGGATTGGTTAGATCGCAGGTAAGCGTGGCATTATCGTCGCGCAGCGTCGACGACAGCAGCAAAGGCCGCGCCCCCTCGATCGTCAGGTAGAGGTGCGACAAATGGCGGGTATCGCGATGGAAGACGCCCTCTGGACTTCCGGGTCCTGATAAGGCGTCGCCATTGTGGTCAAACACGGCGAAGGTGTCGCCGTGTTTGAGCGTGCGGGGCCGGCGCTCCTGCAGCGAGGCGGTCGCCGGAATGAAGAATTGCGCTAACGGCGCGGCGCCAGCTCCCGCCAACGCCGCAGTGTGTACCACCGTGCCGGCGCCCCCCGATGACGTCGTCATCGTAAGCTCCGTCAGGCGACTGCTTGCAGTCCGACTTCGTCGCCTTGCAGGCGACGAATGCGCGCGGCCTCGGTCCGCACACCCGGCAGGCCACGGTAGATGGCGAGATAGTCCTGCGCCATGCGTTCGACCGTGAAGCGCTTCTCGAACGTGTCGCGCACTTTCTGCCGGTCTAAGGTCTCCAATTTTGCGAGCGCCGCGACCGCCTCCTCCAGCGTCCTGACAATGAAGCCCGATTTGCCCGCGTTGACGACCTCCGGCACCGAGCCGCAGCGGAACGCGACGACTGGCGTGCCGCAGGCCATCGCCTCGATCATCACGAGGCCAAATGGCTCAGGCCAGTCGATCGGGAACAACAACCCCTTCGCGTTGCCGAGGAAGTCAGCTTTTTGCGCCTCGTTGATCTCACCGATATATTCGACATTCCGATGCGTTGCGATCATCGGCGCGATGGTGTCATCCCAATACTCCTGATCGGCACGGTCGATTTTGGCAGCGATCTTGAGCTTCATTCCGGCGCGCGCGGCGATCTGGATTGCGCGATCTGGCCGCTTCTCTGGGGAAATGCGTCCCAGGAAGGCCAGATAATCTCCCATCGGATTGGCGCTAAAGGGCAAGAGGTCGCGGGGCAAGCCGTGATAGACATTCCCGACCCAATTGATCGGACGCGCGAGCGGACGGCGCTGATCGCGAGAGATCGAGACCAGCGGAATCTCCGGGAAGGCGGCATAGAATGGCTTTAAGTCAGGCAGGTCGAGGCGGCCGTGTAGTGTCGTGACTGTGCGATCGGCAATGTCGCGGATGAGCGGGAAGTGCAACAAGTCGATATGGAAATGCAGGACATCGAACTCGTCCGCCTCGCCACGGACAGAATCGAGCATCATTATGTGATAGGGTGTGTGGTCCCTCACCGTCGGATTGAGACGAAGCGCCATGTCGGAGCAGCGAACCAGTTTCGCCTGCGTTCGCGAGTCTCCGCTCGCGAATAATGTCACCTCGTGGCCCTGGCGGACCAGTTCCTCGGTGAGATAGGACACGATCCGCTCCGTGCCGCCATAGAGCTTGGGCGGACAGCATTCCGCGAGCGGTGCAATCTGGGCGATTTTCATCAGCAAAGACCTCCTCATGTGAGCGAAGCATGGACAGTCATCCCGCACGGCCGTACGGCCCGCGCGGCATGTCGCCGTTCCTGTCGGACACAGCAGCAGCAGAAGAAGAAGAGACCCGCAGGAACTGCGGATCTCAGGGACCTATCAGAAGTCCATGCCGCCGCCGGGCGGAAGCGCGGGAGCCACGTCCTTCTTCGGCTTCTCGGCCACGAGCGCTTCGGTCGTGATCAACAACGAAGCGACTGAGGCTGCGTCCTGCAACGCCGTGCGGACGACCTTGGCGGGATCAATCACGCCGACCCCGACCAGGTCTTGATATTCGCCGGTCGCGGCGTTGAAGCCCCAATTGTAGGTATTCTTCTCCAAGAGCTTGCCGACGACCAGAGAACCGTCCTCGCCGGCATTCTGGATGATCTGCCGGGCAGGCACCTGGATCGCACGGCGCACGATGTCGACGCCGGCCTTCTGATCGGGGTTATCCGGTTTGACAGCGTCGAGCGCCTTCAGGGCGCGTAACAACGCCACGCCACCGCCCGGCAGAATGCCCTCCTCGACCGCCGCGCGGGTCGCATGCATTGCATCGTCGACACGATCCTTGCGCTCCTTGACCTCGACCTCAGTGGCCCCACCAACACGGATCACCGCGACGCCTCCCGCGAGCTTGGCGAGACGCTCCTGCAGCTTCTCGCGGTCGTAGTCGGACGTGGTCTCCTCGATCTGCGCCTTGATCTGGGCCACGCGCGCTTCGATGTCCTTCTTGCGGCCGGCGCCATCGACGATCGTGGTATTCTCCTTGTCGATCACGACCTTCTTGGCGCGGCCGAGCATATTGAGTGTCACGTTCTCGAGCTTGATCCCGAGGTCCTCGGAGATCGCCGTGCCGCCAGTGAGGATCGCGATGTCCTCGAGCATGGCCTTGCGGCGGTCACCGAAGCCCGGCGCCTTGACGGCCGCAACCTTGAGGCCGCCGCGCAACTTGTTGACGACCAGCGTCGCGAGCGCCTCGCCCTCGACATCCTCCGCGATGACCAGGAGCGGCTTGCCGGACTGAACGACGGATTCGAGAAGCGGCACCATCGCTTGCAGGCCGGAGAGCTTCTTCTCGTGGATCAGAACATAGGGATCTTCGAACTCCACACGCATCTTCTCGGCGTCGGTCACGAAATACGGGGAAACGTAGCCGCGGTCGAACTGCATGCCTTCGACTACTTCGAGCTCAGTCTCCAGGCTCTTCGCCTCTTCGACGGTGATTACGCCTTCGTTGCCAACCTTCTGCATGGCTTCGGCGAGGAACCGTCCGATTTCGGTGTCGCCATTTGCCGAAATAGTCGCGACCTGAGCGATCTCGGAGTTGGAGGTGACTTTCTTCGCGTTCTTTGTGAGATCCTTGACCACTGCTTCTACGGCGAGATCGATGCCGCGCTTGAGGTCCATCGGGTTCATGCCGGCCGCGACCGCCTTGGCGCCTTCCTTGACGATGGCCTGAGCGAGAACGGTAGCAGTTGTCGTGCCGTCACCGGCGAGATCGTTGGTTTTCGACGCCACCTCGCGCACCATCTGCGCGCCCATATTCTCAAACTTGTCCTCGAGCTCGATCTCCTTGGCGACAGTGACGCCGTCCTTCGTAATGCGGGGTGCCCCGAACGACTTCTCGATAACGACGTTGCGTCCCTTGGGGCCGAGCGTGACCTTGACCGCATTTGCAAGCGTGTCCACGCCGCGCAGCATCTTTTCCCGCGCGTCCGACGAGAACCTCACTTCCTTGGCAGCCATGGCTGTAACCTCCTTTCTCAGCGATTTTGATGATGGGTGGATGATCTCGTCAGGCCGCCTTCTTGATCGTCCCGACCTTCTCGACGACGCCAAGGATGTCGCTCTCCTTCATGATGAGTAGTTCCTCGCCGTCGATCTTGACCTCGGTGCCGGACCATTTGCCGAAGAGGATATGGTCACCGGCTTTCACATCGAGGGGGACGAGTTCGCCCTTCTCGTTGCGGGCACCGGGACCGGCGGCAACAATCTGGCCTTCCTGCGGCTTTTCCTTTGCGGTGTCGGGAATGATGATGCCCCCGGTGGTCTTCTCCTCGGCATCAATACGACGCACGA harbors:
- a CDS encoding amylo-alpha-1,6-glucosidase, encoding MTTSSGGAGTVVHTAALAGAGAAPLAQFFIPATASLQERRPRTLKHGDTFAVFDHNGDALSGPGSPEGVFHRDTRHLSHLYLTIEGARPLLLSSTLRDDNATLTCDLTNPDIYDGTGRLAIRHDLIHVRRLRFLWNATCFERLVVRNFDERPRRLAIEIAFEADFADIFEVRGTRRERRGAMQSPEVSTNRVTLNYMGLDHRHRSTTLSFDPTPIRLTARSALFTLALAPKESRSLFLEVNCGAEGMNHPPRRAFFSALRDARRALRSSSSRAASIVTSNEIFNEAVRRSVSDLYMLTTDTPEGPYPYAGIPWFSTVFGRDALITALQTLWLDPALARGVLLHLAAHQATSTDPLADAEPGKILHEVRVGEMAELGEVPFRRYYGSVDSTPLFVVLAGAYLDRTGDVVTIRRLWPHIEAALTWIEQYGDRDGDGFVEYHRQTSEGLINQGWKDSYDSVFHADGTFAKGPIALVEVQAYVYGAWCAAAKIAEQLGYVLRETECEARANRLREAYDAHFFDEELGTYALALDGDKRRCRVRTSNAGHALWTSVALPDRAGPVVRSLMGGSSFCGWGVRTVASTEARYNPMSYHNGSVWPHDNALLAAGFARYGFRREAARIFEGLFAASSYIDLRRLPELFCGFPRQRTRGPTFYPVACTPQAWAAAAPLYMLQICLGLGFDPGERRITFEEPMMPAFLNEVLLRNLSIGDDTADVAVRRSGQQVVVDVLARRGPVRVLTTN
- a CDS encoding glycosyltransferase family 4 protein, which gives rise to MKIAQIAPLAECCPPKLYGGTERIVSYLTEELVRQGHEVTLFASGDSRTQAKLVRCSDMALRLNPTVRDHTPYHIMMLDSVRGEADEFDVLHFHIDLLHFPLIRDIADRTVTTLHGRLDLPDLKPFYAAFPEIPLVSISRDQRRPLARPINWVGNVYHGLPRDLLPFSANPMGDYLAFLGRISPEKRPDRAIQIAARAGMKLKIAAKIDRADQEYWDDTIAPMIATHRNVEYIGEINEAQKADFLGNAKGLLFPIDWPEPFGLVMIEAMACGTPVVAFRCGSVPEVVNAGKSGFIVRTLEEAVAALAKLETLDRQKVRDTFEKRFTVERMAQDYLAIYRGLPGVRTEAARIRRLQGDEVGLQAVA
- the groL gene encoding chaperonin GroEL (60 kDa chaperone family; promotes refolding of misfolded polypeptides especially under stressful conditions; forms two stacked rings of heptamers to form a barrel-shaped 14mer; ends can be capped by GroES; misfolded proteins enter the barrel where they are refolded when GroES binds), producing MAAKEVRFSSDAREKMLRGVDTLANAVKVTLGPKGRNVVIEKSFGAPRITKDGVTVAKEIELEDKFENMGAQMVREVASKTNDLAGDGTTTATVLAQAIVKEGAKAVAAGMNPMDLKRGIDLAVEAVVKDLTKNAKKVTSNSEIAQVATISANGDTEIGRFLAEAMQKVGNEGVITVEEAKSLETELEVVEGMQFDRGYVSPYFVTDAEKMRVEFEDPYVLIHEKKLSGLQAMVPLLESVVQSGKPLLVIAEDVEGEALATLVVNKLRGGLKVAAVKAPGFGDRRKAMLEDIAILTGGTAISEDLGIKLENVTLNMLGRAKKVVIDKENTTIVDGAGRKKDIEARVAQIKAQIEETTSDYDREKLQERLAKLAGGVAVIRVGGATEVEVKERKDRVDDAMHATRAAVEEGILPGGGVALLRALKALDAVKPDNPDQKAGVDIVRRAIQVPARQIIQNAGEDGSLVVGKLLEKNTYNWGFNAATGEYQDLVGVGVIDPAKVVRTALQDAASVASLLITTEALVAEKPKKDVAPALPPGGGMDF
- the groES gene encoding co-chaperone GroES — translated: MHFRPLHDRVVVRRIDAEEKTTGGIIIPDTAKEKPQEGQIVAAGPGARNEKGELVPLDVKAGDHILFGKWSGTEVKIDGEELLIMKESDILGVVEKVGTIKKAA